The following are from one region of the Sphingomonas sp. J315 genome:
- a CDS encoding MFS transporter yields MTAETVPTTEAERDARAVNSDGPRDGHKIAPGEIAIGVVIGRTSEFFDFFVYAIASVLVFPALVFPYLDPLQGTLWSFAIFALAFAARPVGTLIFTAIDRAYGRGAKLTIALFLLGGSTAAIAFLPGYEAIGVGSALLLALFRMGQGVALGGSWDGLASLLALNAPEGKRGWYAMIPQLGAPLGLIVASLLFMFLIATLPAQDFLSWGWRYPFFVAFAINVVALFARLRIVVTPEYATLFERRELQPAPMTETIRSEWRTIILGAFAPLASFAMFHMVTVFPLSWVFLYTEESPVRFLAIEAVAAALGVGAIIASGYLADRVGRRTVLAATAAAIAAFSGFAPQLLEMGEVGEAVFMLLGFVLLGISFGQSSGALSASFQQRHRYTGSALTSDLAWLFGAGFAPLAALWLSAEFGLLAAGAYLLSGAVGTLVALWLNRELGRTID; encoded by the coding sequence ATGACCGCCGAGACCGTGCCCACCACCGAAGCCGAACGCGACGCGCGGGCGGTCAACAGCGACGGCCCGCGCGACGGTCACAAGATCGCACCCGGCGAGATCGCGATCGGCGTGGTGATCGGGCGCACGTCCGAATTTTTCGACTTCTTCGTCTATGCCATCGCGTCGGTACTGGTGTTCCCGGCGCTCGTCTTTCCGTATCTCGACCCGTTGCAGGGCACGCTCTGGTCGTTCGCGATCTTCGCGCTGGCATTCGCCGCGCGGCCGGTCGGCACGCTGATCTTCACCGCAATCGACCGCGCCTATGGCCGTGGTGCCAAGCTCACCATCGCCTTGTTCCTGCTCGGCGGGTCGACTGCGGCAATCGCCTTCCTCCCCGGGTACGAAGCGATCGGCGTGGGATCGGCGCTGCTGCTCGCCTTGTTCCGCATGGGTCAGGGCGTCGCGCTCGGCGGATCGTGGGACGGGCTTGCCTCTTTGCTCGCGCTCAACGCGCCTGAGGGCAAGCGCGGCTGGTACGCAATGATCCCGCAGCTCGGCGCGCCGCTCGGCCTGATCGTTGCCAGCCTGCTGTTCATGTTCCTGATCGCGACCCTGCCCGCACAGGATTTCCTGTCCTGGGGCTGGCGCTACCCCTTCTTCGTCGCCTTCGCGATCAACGTGGTGGCCCTGTTCGCGCGTCTGCGCATCGTGGTGACACCCGAATATGCGACGCTGTTCGAGCGACGCGAGCTGCAGCCTGCGCCGATGACCGAGACGATCCGGTCGGAATGGCGCACGATCATCCTCGGCGCCTTCGCCCCGCTGGCGAGCTTTGCCATGTTCCACATGGTCACCGTGTTCCCGCTGTCCTGGGTGTTCCTCTACACCGAGGAATCGCCGGTGCGATTCCTCGCGATCGAGGCGGTCGCGGCGGCGCTGGGGGTCGGCGCGATCATCGCGTCGGGCTATCTTGCCGACCGGGTGGGCCGCCGCACCGTGCTCGCCGCAACTGCCGCCGCAATCGCCGCGTTCAGCGGCTTCGCACCGCAATTGCTCGAGATGGGCGAAGTCGGCGAGGCCGTGTTCATGCTGCTCGGATTCGTGCTGCTCGGCATCTCGTTCGGCCAGTCATCGGGCGCGCTTTCGGCGAGCTTTCAACAGCGCCACCGCTATACCGGGTCCGCGCTGACTTCCGACCTTGCCTGGCTGTTCGGTGCGGGCTTCGCGCCGCTCGCCGCGCTATG
- the cyoA gene encoding ubiquinol oxidase subunit II: protein MIALSLLPLLSGCGLVVLDPAGEVARQQGNLVMISTALMLLIIVPVMALTVFFAFKYRAANTDAAYDPDWDHSTQLELVIWAAPLLIIICLGALTWVGTHLLDPYRPLAAPEAKAPGAPDTDREKPLEVQVVALDWKWLFIYPEQGIATVNEFAAPVDRPIRFRIASSSVMNSFYIPALAGQIYAMPGMETKLHGIFNQTGNFIGFSANYSGAGFSNMRFAAKSLERGAFDTWVAQVKGTATPLDSATYLKLEKPSEKEPVRRFAQVEPNLFDRVVNLCVEPGKMCMHDMMAIDAKGGLGLAGTYNVRDLAYDKFAARGTLPTLNTRYVAAVCTTPMVPMTGPDPKPVDSAPLTGAGLSRVRQSTPPARTAMSAIPVLPES from the coding sequence CTGATCGCGCTGTCGCTGTTGCCGCTTCTCTCCGGCTGCGGCCTGGTCGTGCTCGATCCTGCCGGGGAGGTCGCGCGGCAGCAGGGCAATCTCGTGATGATCTCGACCGCGCTGATGCTGCTGATCATCGTGCCGGTGATGGCGCTGACGGTGTTCTTTGCGTTCAAGTACCGCGCGGCGAACACGGATGCGGCCTATGACCCCGACTGGGACCATTCGACCCAGCTGGAGCTGGTGATCTGGGCCGCGCCGCTGCTGATCATCATCTGCCTCGGCGCGCTGACCTGGGTCGGCACGCATCTGCTGGACCCCTATCGCCCGCTCGCTGCGCCTGAGGCGAAGGCGCCGGGCGCACCTGACACCGATCGCGAGAAGCCGCTGGAGGTGCAGGTCGTCGCGCTCGACTGGAAATGGCTGTTCATCTACCCCGAGCAGGGGATCGCGACGGTCAACGAGTTCGCCGCGCCGGTGGATCGCCCGATCCGCTTCCGCATCGCCTCATCCTCGGTGATGAACAGCTTCTACATCCCCGCTTTGGCCGGCCAGATTTATGCGATGCCGGGGATGGAGACCAAGCTGCACGGCATTTTCAACCAGACCGGCAATTTCATCGGCTTCTCCGCCAATTATTCGGGCGCGGGCTTCTCCAACATGCGCTTTGCCGCCAAGAGCCTGGAACGCGGCGCGTTCGACACATGGGTTGCGCAGGTGAAAGGCACGGCGACGCCACTCGACAGTGCGACCTATCTCAAGCTCGAAAAGCCGAGCGAAAAGGAGCCGGTGCGCCGCTTTGCGCAGGTCGAGCCGAACCTGTTCGACCGCGTCGTCAATCTGTGCGTCGAGCCGGGCAAGATGTGCATGCACGACATGATGGCGATCGACGCCAAGGGCGGGCTGGGGCTGGCGGGTACGTACAATGTCCGCGACCTTGCCTATGACAAGTTCGCCGCGCGCGGCACCTTGCCGACGCTCAATACCCGTTATGTCGCCGCCGTCTGCACGACGCCGATGGTGCCGATGACCGGCCCCGATCCCAAGCCGGTGGACAGCGCCCCGCTGACCGGTGCCGGCCTTTCGCGCGTGCGCCAGTCGACGCCGCCAGCGCGCACCGCGATGTCCGCCATTCCCGTCCTTCCCGAAAGCTGA
- the cyoB gene encoding cytochrome o ubiquinol oxidase subunit I yields MSDPTAHPAPSVDPIFGRLSLDSIPLHEPILIVTFAVVAIGGVAVLALLTKYRLWGYLWKEWFTSVDHKKIGIMYMILGLIMFLRGFADAIMMRLQQAMAFGGSEGYLNAHHYDQIFTAHGVIMIFFVAMPFITGLMNYIVPLQIGARDVSFPFLNNFSFWMTAAGAALTMVSLFVGEYAQTGWLAYPPLSGIAYSPNVGVDYYIWSLQIAGVGTTLSGINLIVTILKLRAPGMGLMKMPVFTWTSLCANILIVASFPVLTAVLALLGLDRYAGTNFFTNDFGGSSMMYVNLIWIWGHPEVYILILPLFGVFSEVTSTFSGKRLFGYTSMVYATVVITILSYVVWLHHFFTMGSGASVNSFFGITTMVISIPTGAKLFNWLFTMYRGRIRFELPMMWTIAFMLTFVIGGMTGVLLAVPPADFVLHNSLFLIAHFHNVIIGGVLFGLFAAINYWWPKAFGFKLDKKWGLVSFWCWVVGFWLAFAPLYILGLMGVTRRMRVFDDPSYQIWFVIAGIGAAVIAVGIFAMLVQFAVSIWKREELKVDGDPWNGRTLEWATSSPPPEYNFAFTPRIHDLDAWYDMKKRNAGRPVDGYRDIHMPRPTGAGVILSGISLVMGFALVWHIWWLVIAMFVALLAAAIIHTFNYDRDFHIPAATVTEVEDARTRQLAAGAAA; encoded by the coding sequence GTGTCCGACCCCACCGCGCATCCCGCCCCGTCGGTCGATCCGATCTTCGGTCGCCTGTCGCTCGACTCGATCCCGCTGCACGAACCGATCCTGATCGTCACCTTCGCCGTGGTCGCGATCGGCGGCGTCGCGGTCCTGGCGCTGCTCACCAAATATCGCCTATGGGGTTATTTGTGGAAAGAGTGGTTCACCAGTGTGGATCACAAGAAGATCGGGATCATGTACATGATCCTGGGCCTCATCATGTTCCTGCGCGGCTTTGCCGATGCGATCATGATGCGGTTGCAACAGGCAATGGCGTTCGGCGGGTCCGAAGGCTATCTCAACGCCCATCATTACGACCAGATCTTCACCGCGCATGGCGTGATCATGATCTTCTTCGTGGCGATGCCGTTCATCACCGGCCTGATGAACTATATCGTCCCGCTGCAGATCGGCGCGCGCGACGTCAGCTTCCCGTTCCTCAACAATTTCAGCTTCTGGATGACCGCGGCGGGCGCGGCGCTGACCATGGTGTCGCTGTTCGTCGGCGAATATGCCCAGACCGGCTGGCTCGCCTATCCGCCATTGTCGGGGATCGCCTACAGCCCCAATGTCGGGGTCGATTATTACATATGGTCGCTCCAGATAGCCGGGGTCGGGACGACTCTGTCCGGCATCAACTTGATCGTCACCATCCTCAAGCTGCGCGCACCGGGCATGGGGCTGATGAAGATGCCGGTGTTCACCTGGACGTCGCTGTGCGCGAACATCCTGATCGTCGCCAGCTTCCCGGTGCTGACCGCAGTGCTCGCGCTGCTCGGGCTCGATCGTTACGCGGGCACCAACTTCTTCACGAACGACTTCGGCGGATCGTCGATGATGTACGTGAACCTGATCTGGATCTGGGGCCACCCTGAGGTGTACATCCTGATCCTCCCGCTGTTCGGCGTGTTCAGCGAAGTGACCTCGACCTTCTCGGGCAAGCGGCTCTTCGGCTATACCTCGATGGTCTATGCCACGGTGGTCATCACCATCCTGTCCTACGTCGTGTGGCTCCACCACTTCTTCACCATGGGGTCGGGAGCGAGCGTCAACAGCTTCTTCGGCATCACGACCATGGTGATCTCGATCCCGACGGGAGCGAAGCTCTTCAACTGGCTGTTCACCATGTATCGCGGGCGCATCCGCTTCGAACTGCCGATGATGTGGACCATCGCCTTCATGCTGACCTTCGTCATCGGCGGCATGACCGGGGTGCTGCTCGCGGTGCCGCCTGCGGACTTCGTGCTGCATAATTCGCTGTTCCTGATCGCGCATTTCCACAACGTGATCATCGGCGGCGTGCTGTTCGGCCTGTTCGCGGCGATCAATTACTGGTGGCCCAAGGCGTTCGGGTTCAAGCTCGACAAGAAGTGGGGCCTCGTGTCCTTCTGGTGCTGGGTCGTGGGGTTCTGGCTTGCCTTTGCGCCGCTCTACATCCTCGGCCTGATGGGCGTGACGCGGCGGATGCGGGTGTTCGACGACCCGTCCTACCAGATCTGGTTCGTCATCGCCGGCATCGGCGCAGCGGTAATTGCGGTCGGCATCTTCGCGATGCTCGTCCAGTTCGCGGTCAGCATCTGGAAGCGCGAGGAGCTGAAGGTCGATGGCGACCCGTGGAACGGTCGCACGCTCGAATGGGCGACCAGCTCGCCCCCGCCAGAGTATAATTTCGCCTTCACCCCGCGCATCCACGACCTCGACGCCTGGTACGACATGAAGAAGCGCAATGCCGGCCGCCCGGTCGATGGCTATCGCGACATCCATATGCCGCGCCCGACCGGAGCGGGGGTGATCCTGTCGGGGATCAGCCTGGTGATGGGCTTTGCGCTGGTGTGGCATATCTGGTGGCTGGTCATCGCGATGTTCGTCGCGTTGCTCGCGGCCGCGATCATCCACACCTTCAACTATGACCGCGACTTCCATATCCCGGCGGCGACCGTCACCGAGGTTGAGGACGCACGCACCCGCCAGCTGGCCGCCGGAGCCGCCGCATGA
- the cyoC gene encoding cytochrome o ubiquinol oxidase subunit III — MTAVTATDEPPVFYELDEHPHPEGHSTMLGFWIYLMSDCLIFAILFACYAVLGGNYAAGPGPKDLFDLKLIALNTAMLLFSSITYGFAMLSMQLGKVRATQGWLAVTGLFGAAFLGIELYEFHHLIELGATPQRSAFLSAFFTLVGTHGLHVTFGLIWLVTLMVQLGRKGLIPANQRRVACLGMFWHFLDVIWIGVFTFVYLMGMLR; from the coding sequence ATGACCGCCGTGACCGCCACCGACGAACCGCCCGTCTTCTACGAGCTGGACGAGCATCCCCATCCCGAGGGGCACAGCACGATGCTGGGCTTCTGGATCTATCTGATGAGCGACTGTCTCATCTTCGCGATCCTGTTCGCCTGCTACGCGGTGCTGGGCGGCAATTACGCGGCGGGGCCGGGGCCGAAGGATCTGTTCGACCTGAAGCTGATCGCGCTCAACACCGCGATGCTGCTGTTCTCGTCGATCACCTATGGCTTTGCGATGCTGTCGATGCAGCTGGGCAAGGTCCGCGCGACGCAGGGCTGGCTGGCCGTCACCGGCCTGTTCGGCGCGGCGTTCCTGGGCATCGAACTCTATGAGTTCCACCACCTGATCGAACTCGGCGCGACGCCGCAGCGCAGCGCGTTTCTCTCGGCCTTCTTCACCCTGGTCGGCACCCACGGCCTGCACGTCACCTTCGGCCTGATCTGGCTGGTGACGCTGATGGTCCAGCTGGGGCGCAAGGGGCTGATCCCCGCCAATCAGCGCCGGGTCGCGTGCCTCGGCATGTTCTGGCACTTCCTCGACGTCATCTGGATCGGCGTCTTCACCTTTGTCTATCTGATGGGGATGTTGCGATGA
- the cyoD gene encoding cytochrome o ubiquinol oxidase subunit IV has product MSAHHDEHHAVAELPHATLRDYVIGFVLSVILTAIPFWLVMTMPLSAGVTAAVIMGFAVAQIIVHMIFFLHMTPKAEGGWSLTSLVFTIIVIFIMLAGSLWVMHHLNSNMMPQHMEQQVP; this is encoded by the coding sequence ATGAGCGCGCACCATGACGAGCACCACGCCGTGGCCGAGCTGCCGCACGCGACGCTGCGCGATTATGTGATCGGTTTCGTCCTGTCGGTGATCCTGACCGCGATCCCGTTCTGGCTGGTGATGACGATGCCGCTCAGCGCCGGGGTGACGGCTGCGGTGATCATGGGCTTTGCGGTGGCGCAGATCATCGTCCACATGATTTTCTTCCTGCACATGACGCCCAAGGCAGAGGGCGGCTGGTCGCTGACCTCGCTCGTCTTCACGATTATCGTAATCTTCATCATGCTCGCCGGGTCGCTGTGGGTCATGCACCACCTCAACAGCAACATGATGCCCCAGCATATGGAGCAGCAGGTCCCGTGA
- a CDS encoding SURF1 family protein, whose protein sequence is MLAAGFVALGIWQVERRAWKHALIDAVATRSTAAPVAAPAPGVAVSAEADAYRRVRVTGRFLHDRETLVRAVSDLGSGYWVVTPLDTGRFTVLVNRGFVPPDRRDAASRAAGNAAGQVTVTGLLRVTEPGGGFLRSNDPAADNWYSRDVAAIAAARGLNNPAPYFIDADAAPNPGGWPRGGLTVLRFSDNHLGYALTWFALALLSLGAIWLVLRNAAVAPNKGA, encoded by the coding sequence ATGCTCGCCGCCGGGTTCGTGGCGCTCGGCATCTGGCAGGTCGAGCGGCGGGCGTGGAAGCACGCGCTGATCGACGCGGTCGCAACGCGCAGCACCGCCGCGCCGGTCGCTGCCCCGGCTCCGGGTGTTGCGGTCAGCGCCGAAGCGGACGCCTATCGCCGCGTCCGGGTGACGGGCCGGTTCCTGCACGACCGCGAGACGTTGGTGCGCGCGGTCAGCGATCTGGGCAGCGGATACTGGGTCGTCACCCCGCTCGATACCGGGCGCTTCACCGTGCTGGTCAATCGCGGCTTCGTGCCCCCCGACCGGCGCGACGCCGCCAGCCGCGCGGCGGGAAATGCGGCAGGGCAGGTCACCGTCACCGGCCTGCTGCGCGTGACCGAACCGGGCGGCGGCTTCCTGCGCAGCAACGATCCCGCAGCGGACAATTGGTATTCGCGCGATGTCGCCGCGATCGCCGCCGCGCGCGGGCTGAACAACCCCGCGCCCTATTTCATCGACGCCGACGCCGCGCCCAATCCGGGCGGGTGGCCGCGCGGCGGGCTGACCGTGCTGCGCTTTTCAGACAATCATCTGGGTTATGCGCTGACGTGGTTCGCGCTGGCATTGCTGTCGCTGGGCGCCATCTGGCTGGTGTTGCGCAACGCGGCGGTAGCGCCCAACAAGGGCGCGTGA
- a CDS encoding ATP-binding protein — protein sequence MNRQILEPAFQPADAGRRNMLLLTQLRWLAVGGQLVTVAVVQVALGIDLPMTQLLMSTATLAALNIASHVLIASGARFSDGALAAALLFDVGALTVQLSLSGGITNPFAALFLLHIVLGAVLLRPHYPWTIVAATLIALGILSLDPTPLVLPANLPVDPVNLYLFGGFVCFVLIAVLLVVFIGQISRNLRSHDAALAAVRQRAAEEDHIVRMGLLASGAAHELGTPLSLLSVAIGDWRTMPRLKGDAELQEELAEMDGAVQRCKAIVSGILMSAGEARGVAPEVTSVRRFLTEIVADYRASLLPGTLDFHDHFGADVTIVSDPALRQVVGNVIDNAIEVSPGRVALTVSREGEALVLDIADRGPGFVPEILETFGQPYRSTKGKPGGGLGLFLLVNVLRKLGGEASAENRLDGGARVRIVLPLAALAMAAPR from the coding sequence GTGAACCGGCAGATCCTTGAGCCCGCCTTTCAGCCGGCGGATGCGGGGCGGCGCAACATGCTGCTGCTCACGCAATTGCGCTGGTTGGCGGTGGGCGGACAGCTGGTGACGGTCGCGGTGGTGCAGGTCGCGCTCGGCATCGACCTGCCGATGACGCAGCTGCTCATGTCTACCGCGACGCTCGCCGCGCTCAACATCGCCAGCCATGTGCTGATCGCCAGCGGGGCGCGGTTCAGCGACGGCGCGCTCGCTGCGGCCCTGCTGTTCGATGTGGGGGCGCTGACCGTGCAGCTCAGCCTGTCGGGCGGGATCACCAATCCGTTCGCGGCTTTGTTCCTGCTGCACATCGTGCTCGGCGCGGTGCTGTTGCGGCCGCATTACCCTTGGACGATCGTCGCCGCGACGCTGATCGCGCTCGGCATCCTGTCGCTCGATCCGACGCCTCTGGTGCTACCGGCCAATCTGCCGGTCGATCCGGTCAACCTCTACCTGTTCGGCGGGTTCGTCTGCTTCGTGCTGATCGCCGTGCTGCTGGTGGTCTTTATCGGCCAGATCAGCCGCAATTTGCGCAGCCACGACGCCGCGCTCGCCGCCGTCCGCCAGCGCGCGGCGGAGGAGGATCATATCGTCCGCATGGGCCTGCTCGCGTCGGGCGCGGCGCATGAGCTGGGGACGCCGCTGTCGCTGCTGTCGGTCGCGATCGGCGACTGGCGGACGATGCCGCGCCTGAAGGGCGATGCGGAGTTGCAGGAGGAGCTGGCCGAGATGGACGGCGCGGTCCAGCGCTGCAAGGCGATCGTCAGCGGCATCCTGATGTCGGCGGGCGAGGCGCGCGGCGTCGCCCCCGAAGTGACCAGCGTGCGCCGCTTCCTGACCGAGATTGTCGCCGACTATCGCGCCAGCCTGCTGCCCGGCACGCTCGATTTCCACGACCATTTCGGCGCGGACGTGACCATCGTCTCCGATCCTGCGCTGCGTCAGGTGGTCGGCAACGTCATCGACAATGCGATCGAGGTGTCACCGGGCCGGGTCGCCCTCACCGTATCGCGCGAGGGCGAGGCGCTGGTGCTCGACATCGCCGATCGTGGGCCGGGCTTTGTGCCGGAGATCCTCGAGACCTTCGGCCAACCCTATCGCTCGACGAAGGGCAAGCCTGGCGGCGGGCTCGGCCTCTTCCTGCTGGTCAACGTCCTGCGCAAGCTGGGCGGGGAGGCGAGCGCGGAGAACCGGCTCGACGGCGGCGCGCGGGTGCGGATCGTCCTGCCGCTCGCAGCGCTGGCGATGGCGGCACCGCGATGA
- a CDS encoding response regulator transcription factor, translating into MSARLLIIVEDDEAFARTLKRSFERRDYTVLWAANHDELAALLADHAPDFAVVDLKLGGASGLACVQTLRASDAEMKIVVLTGFASIATAVEAIKLGANHYLAKPSNTDDIEAAFARVDGDVDAPVDGRTSSIKTVEWEHIHQTLVETDFNISEAARRLGMHRRTLARKLEKRPVR; encoded by the coding sequence ATGAGCGCGCGGCTGCTGATCATCGTCGAGGATGACGAGGCGTTTGCCCGGACGCTCAAACGCTCGTTCGAGCGGCGCGACTACACCGTGCTGTGGGCGGCGAACCATGACGAGCTGGCAGCGTTGCTGGCCGACCACGCGCCGGATTTCGCGGTGGTCGACCTGAAGCTCGGCGGCGCGTCGGGGCTGGCGTGCGTGCAGACGCTGCGGGCGAGCGATGCGGAGATGAAGATCGTCGTCCTCACCGGCTTCGCCAGCATCGCGACCGCAGTAGAGGCGATCAAGCTGGGCGCGAACCACTATCTCGCCAAGCCGTCGAACACCGACGATATCGAGGCCGCGTTCGCGCGCGTCGACGGCGATGTCGACGCCCCGGTCGATGGCCGCACCTCATCGATCAAGACGGTGGAGTGGGAGCATATCCACCAGACGTTGGTCGAGACCGACTTCAACATCTCCGAAGCCGCACGGCGGCTGGGGATGCACCGACGGACGCTGGCGCGAAAGCTGGAGAAACGGCCGGTGCGGTAG
- a CDS encoding CoA ester lyase has protein sequence MRLRSLLFVPGDRPDRMEKALASGADALILDLEDSVTPERKGDARAAVAAFLAKQHSGPALWVRINPLDSGMTQDDLAAARGADGIVLPKSASGQDVAALDAMLAGVAARILPIATETPAAIFGLGSYAGCSPRLAGITWGAEDLPAAIGAQSSREADGRYTPPYEMIRGLTLFGAHAAGVAPIETVYPDFRDLEGLEAYCARAMRDGFTGMMAIHPAQVPVINAAFTPSEAAIAHAKAVVAAFAANPGAGALQLDGKMIDAPHLKQAQALLARAGEA, from the coding sequence ATGCGCCTGCGTTCGCTGTTGTTCGTCCCCGGTGACCGGCCCGACCGGATGGAAAAGGCGCTGGCCAGCGGTGCCGATGCGCTGATCCTGGACCTTGAGGATTCGGTGACGCCGGAGCGCAAGGGCGACGCGCGCGCGGCGGTGGCGGCGTTCCTTGCTAAACAGCACAGCGGCCCGGCGCTCTGGGTCCGCATCAACCCGCTCGACAGCGGGATGACGCAGGATGATCTGGCCGCCGCGCGCGGGGCGGATGGCATCGTGCTGCCCAAATCGGCGAGCGGGCAAGATGTGGCGGCGCTCGATGCGATGCTCGCTGGCGTGGCCGCGCGCATCCTGCCGATCGCGACCGAAACGCCCGCCGCGATCTTTGGCCTGGGCAGCTATGCCGGCTGCTCACCGCGCCTCGCCGGGATCACCTGGGGCGCAGAGGACCTGCCCGCGGCGATCGGCGCGCAATCCTCGCGCGAGGCGGACGGGCGCTACACCCCGCCCTATGAGATGATCCGTGGCCTGACGCTGTTCGGCGCGCACGCCGCCGGGGTCGCGCCGATCGAGACCGTCTATCCCGATTTCCGCGACCTTGAGGGGCTGGAGGCCTATTGCGCGCGGGCGATGCGTGACGGCTTTACCGGCATGATGGCGATCCACCCGGCGCAGGTGCCGGTGATCAACGCCGCCTTCACCCCGTCCGAAGCCGCCATTGCGCATGCCAAGGCGGTGGTCGCGGCCTTCGCCGCCAATCCCGGTGCAGGGGCGCTCCAGCTCGACGGCAAGATGATCGATGCGCCGCATTTGAAGCAGGCACAGGCGCTGCTCGCCCGCGCGGGAGAGGCATGA
- a CDS encoding 8-amino-7-oxononanoate synthase: MSTTFHRDDLDRLDAAGRLRSLTPRAGIDFASNDYLGLASDPRLRASVSEALDRGVAVGSGGSRLLRGNDPEIAALEVEAAALFGAEACLYFANGFAANVALLSTLPQLGDLIVHDAMIHASMHDGLRLARAPSVAAGHNDALAVDDAIRAWRAGGGTGTPWIAFETLYSMDGDCAPVVELAEVAARHDAMLLVDEAHATGVWGANGRGLAEELEGADNVIALHTCGKALGCQGALVTGSQVLIDFLINRARPFIFSTAPSPLLASAVRAALRIVAEEPERRTRLHALIAHAEATLAPHGVTATGTQVMPLIIGEDARTMARAAALQAKGFDVRGIRPPTVAPGTARLRIAVTLNVTPDDVDALAVALA, translated from the coding sequence ATGAGTACGACCTTCCATCGCGACGACCTCGACCGGCTGGATGCGGCGGGGCGGTTGCGGTCGCTGACGCCGCGCGCGGGAATCGATTTCGCGTCGAACGACTATCTGGGGCTCGCGAGCGATCCGCGCCTCCGCGCTTCGGTCAGCGAAGCACTTGATCGCGGCGTCGCGGTCGGGTCGGGCGGGTCGCGCCTCTTACGCGGCAACGACCCCGAGATCGCAGCGCTGGAGGTGGAGGCCGCCGCGCTGTTCGGCGCTGAGGCGTGCCTCTATTTCGCCAATGGCTTTGCCGCCAATGTCGCATTGCTGTCGACGTTGCCCCAGCTGGGCGACCTGATCGTCCATGACGCCATGATCCACGCAAGCATGCATGACGGCCTGCGCCTCGCGCGCGCGCCGTCGGTCGCGGCGGGGCATAATGATGCGCTGGCGGTGGACGACGCGATCCGCGCCTGGCGCGCTGGGGGCGGGACGGGGACGCCGTGGATCGCATTCGAAACGCTCTATTCGATGGATGGCGATTGCGCGCCCGTGGTTGAACTGGCCGAGGTGGCGGCGCGGCATGACGCCATGTTGCTGGTCGATGAGGCGCATGCGACCGGTGTTTGGGGTGCGAATGGGCGCGGTCTCGCCGAAGAGCTGGAGGGTGCGGACAATGTCATCGCACTCCACACCTGTGGCAAGGCTTTGGGCTGCCAAGGCGCGCTGGTTACCGGCTCGCAGGTGCTGATCGATTTCCTTATCAACCGCGCGCGGCCCTTCATCTTCTCGACCGCGCCTTCGCCGCTGCTGGCCAGCGCCGTCCGCGCCGCGCTGCGCATCGTTGCGGAAGAGCCGGAACGCCGTACCCGGCTCCACGCGCTCATCGCGCACGCCGAAGCCACGCTCGCCCCGCATGGCGTCACCGCGACGGGGACGCAGGTCATGCCGCTGATTATCGGCGAGGACGCACGGACGATGGCCCGCGCCGCCGCCCTACAGGCAAAGGGATTCGACGTTCGCGGCATCCGTCCGCCGACCGTCGCGCCCGGCACCGCGCGATTGCGCATCGCGGTGACGCTCAACGTAACGCCTGACGATGTCGACGCGCTGGCGGTGGCGCTGGCATGA